The following nucleotide sequence is from Candidatus Binatia bacterium.
GGCCATGAACCGGAAGTTTCATTCCGGGAAGTGGAGCGCCGACCTCCCTCCGATTGAGCAACTGCGTCGCGACCGCCGCGTATGGCAGTGATGGTCGAGACCACGCTCTGGGTGGACCACTTTCGCGCCTCCACGCCACAAGCGGTCAAAGACCAGGTGCTCCCGATCGTCAACCAGCGAAACGTGTGCGTCGTCGAGCCGGTGCTGTTCGAGCTGCTGGCGAATGTTCCTCGGCGCGATCGCCGGCGGCTGGAGAACTACTTCGCGCTCGTCTCGCTCCTCCCGGCCCAGGCCACGCTGTGGCGCGACACGATCTCGCTTGGGCAGAAGTGCGTTGACGCTGGCCTGACGCTTCCGTCGATGGACCTGTTGATCGCCGCAGCGGCGATTCACCACGACGCTGAGGTCGTGACGTTCGACGCACACTTCGCTGACATTGCGACGCTGTCGCCATTGCGCGCGAGCGTGCTCACCCGTGCGGTATAGAACCGAATCGTGCCGGCGGGATGGGGGTCGCGTCTGGACTTTGGACTTTAGCGACGGCGCTCTGGGGGTCACATCTAAATAATGGACTCAATGAACCCCGATCTGGTTGTGAGGTAACGTACAATCCCCGGAGGTTGAGCCACGTTATGTCCAAAGTCCAGACGCGGCCCCATTGCTGCGGACAACGCATTCGCGATACGTCCCAGGAACCTTCCGCAGGTCCTGCAGGTGAGTGAGGTACTGCTGAATGAGCCGCTGGCTCACACGGCACCGGCGAGGGAGATGATGTTCAGCTTGGGAAAGTACCGTCGATACCTGCGCGCATCGCGTGTGAGCAAGGTGAGCCCCGCCAGCGCCGCATGGGCGCCGATGTAGAAATCCGGCAGCGGAGAGTGCCTGGTGCCACCGTGGTCGCGGTAGCGAACGAAGGCTTTCCCGGCGAGGAAGCCGGCCTCGTAGGGCAGCGCCAGCCTTGCAAAGGCGAAGTCTCGAATGGCCGCCTCAAGTGCCCCGATCCGGGGGGGCCGCCGCTTCACTCACGGGTCCGAAGAAGGTCCGAACGGCACCCGCACCCCCATTTCGTTGACATGCGACACGTGTCGCACTACAGTTGCGCATGATCCAGAGCTTTCGGCATCGCGGGCTCAGACGGCTCTATGAAAAAGACGATCGCAAGGGCCTCCCTGCGGCCAGGGTGGATAAGATCGGGCGTATCCTCGCCCGCCTCGACGAAGCCGACGAGCCGCAGAAGATGAACCTTCCTGGCTTCCAGCTTCACTCCCTCACGGGAGATATGAAAAGGTTTTGGGCCGTCAGCGTCTCGGGCAACTGGCGCATCATCTTCCGCTTCGAGGCCGGTCATGCCCGCGACGTCGACTTGATCGACTATCATTAAGGAGGAAAACACAATGGCCATGAAGAACCCACCGCACCCCGGACTCTCGGTCAAGCACGACTGCCTTGACCCCTTGGGTCTAACTGTCACTGCCGCCGCCAAGCTCCTCGGTGTCACCCGCCAGACCCTCAATGATCTGGTCCACGCCCGCCGCGGGATCTCGCCGGAAATGGCCATTCGACTCGACCTCGCTTTCGGTGGTGGCGCAGACACCTGGCTTCGGATGCAGACAACGTATGATCTCGCCAAAGCTCGCCTGACCGCAAAGGGCAGAATCAAGGTTAAGCGCTACGTCGCCGCGGCCCGCGCTGCCTGATTGGGCAGTTCTGCCTTCCCCTCAGGGCAATCCCTCAAGGGCTTATGGGCGGGCAAAGGCAACGCCACCGGCCGACAGTCTGTCGGTGCAGTCGAGGCCAGGTTGGCGGAAGCGGACTACCAGCAAGAAGGGAAGTCAAATGAGGCTCAGGAGGAAAAGCGAGACTGACGAGAAGCCCCGGCGGGGCCGTGGCCGGATGATTGTGGAGGCTGCGTAAAGCGTCACCGAGGGAGCAATGTCCG
It contains:
- a CDS encoding PIN domain-containing protein, whose translation is MAVMVETTLWVDHFRASTPQAVKDQVLPIVNQRNVCVVEPVLFELLANVPRRDRRRLENYFALVSLLPAQATLWRDTISLGQKCVDAGLTLPSMDLLIAAAAIHHDAEVVTFDAHFADIATLSPLRASVLTRAV
- a CDS encoding type II toxin-antitoxin system RelE/ParE family toxin, which gives rise to MIQSFRHRGLRRLYEKDDRKGLPAARVDKIGRILARLDEADEPQKMNLPGFQLHSLTGDMKRFWAVSVSGNWRIIFRFEAGHARDVDLIDYH
- a CDS encoding type II toxin-antitoxin system VapC family toxin — its product is MKRRPPRIGALEAAIRDFAFARLALPYEAGFLAGKAFVRYRDHGGTRHSPLPDFYIGAHAALAGLTLLTRDARRYRRYFPKLNIISLAGAV
- a CDS encoding HigA family addiction module antitoxin, which encodes MAMKNPPHPGLSVKHDCLDPLGLTVTAAAKLLGVTRQTLNDLVHARRGISPEMAIRLDLAFGGGADTWLRMQTTYDLAKARLTAKGRIKVKRYVAAARAA